Proteins from a single region of Argiope bruennichi chromosome 6, qqArgBrue1.1, whole genome shotgun sequence:
- the LOC129972063 gene encoding uncharacterized protein LOC129972063, whose product MQKLTQLGDFPVEVTPHRTLNFSRGVISDLDLFDCSENELIQELHSQKVCAAHRIKIKRNGSFIPTKHVILTFSSPELPKFIRAGYIQSKVKPYIPNPQRCFKCQRFGHSQGTCRGNRRCAKCSADDHETSVCSTQTFKCLNCSGSHPAYSRDCPKWKTEKEIQNRTPKPGLTYSAAISSTFKCTSSQTDFTDINTLKTCSCKHSALESVKSNNVQKTENNRNSVSTTKKSSQPVSQSKDSEFSLTRFAKKKRKKTKSPPSAKLSDNEVPPKPPDPSDIPITSDSILAICPSTSDISDVEMDNFPNKSPPGGPA is encoded by the exons ATGCAGAAATTAACACAACTTGGAGACTTCCCTGTAGAGGTAACTCCTCACAGGACACTGAATTTTTCTCGGGGAGTCATCTCCGATTTAGATCTTTTTGACTGTTCGGAGAATGAACTCATTCAGGAATTGCATTCCCAAAAAGTTTGTGCAgctcatcgcataaaaattaaacgcAATGGTTCATTCATTCCAACAAAACATGTCATTCTAACTTTCAGTAGCCCGGAACTTCCAAAATTTATACGTGCTGGCTATATACAATCCAAAGTTAAACCATATATACCAAATCCTCAGCGTTGTTTTAAATGTCAGAGATTCGGACATTCGCAGGGAACTTGTCGTGGCAACCGTCGATGTGCCAAATGTTCAGCTGATGATCATGAAACTTCAGTTTGTAGCACACAGaccttcaaatgtttaaactgctCTGGGTCCCATCCTGCGTATTCTCGTGACTGTCCTAAATggaaaacggaaaaagaaattcaaa ACAGAACACCCAAACCTGGCCTTACTTATAGTGCCGCCATAAGTTCAACATTTAAATGCACTAGTTCTCAGACCGACTTTACAGATATTAATACATTGAAAACCTGCTCCTGTAAACATTCAGCTCTTGAATCAGTAAAGAGCAATAACGtacaaaaaactgaaaataatcgaaattcaGTCTCTACTACTAAAAAATCTTCTCAACCCGTTTCTCAATCTAaagattcagaattttctttaactcGTTTCGCTAAGAAGaaacgaaagaaaacaaaatctccTCCAAGTGCCAAACTATCTGACAATGAAGTCCCTCCTAAACCTCCAGATCCTTCTGATATACCAATTACTTCAGACTCTATCTTAGCAATTTGTCCATCTACATCTGATATATCTGATGTAGAAATGGATAATTTTCCTAATAAATCGCCTCCAGGCGGCCCTGCGtaa